From one Desulfurobacterium thermolithotrophum DSM 11699 genomic stretch:
- the sucD gene encoding succinate--CoA ligase subunit alpha: MSVLINKDTKVVVQGLTGKEGSFHAKQCLDYGTQVVAGVTPGKGGMIWEDDEKRHKVPVFNTVEEAVKETGANASLIFVPPAFAADAIMEAADAGIKIIICITEGIPVNDMVKVKRALEGTGVRYVGPNCPGVITPEECKMGIMPGHIFKKGKVGIVSRSGTLTYEAAYQLTQRGIGQSTVIGIGGDPVPGTTHKEAIEMFNNDPETDAIVLIGEIGGTMEEEAAEYIKENVEKPVIAYIAGVTAPPGRRMGHAGAIISGGKGDAKSKMDALRAAGAYVCETPAVIGETVEKALKERGLI, encoded by the coding sequence ATGAGCGTACTTATAAATAAAGATACGAAAGTAGTTGTTCAGGGACTTACAGGAAAAGAAGGTTCATTCCATGCTAAGCAGTGTCTTGATTATGGAACACAAGTTGTTGCAGGTGTTACGCCTGGTAAAGGTGGAATGATTTGGGAAGACGATGAAAAGAGACATAAGGTTCCAGTCTTCAACACAGTAGAAGAAGCTGTAAAAGAAACAGGAGCTAATGCATCTTTAATTTTTGTTCCTCCAGCTTTTGCTGCAGATGCAATTATGGAAGCAGCTGATGCAGGAATAAAGATCATCATCTGTATTACAGAAGGAATTCCTGTAAATGACATGGTGAAAGTTAAGAGAGCTTTAGAAGGAACAGGCGTAAGATACGTAGGACCAAACTGTCCAGGTGTTATTACTCCAGAAGAGTGTAAAATGGGAATTATGCCTGGACATATTTTCAAAAAAGGAAAAGTAGGTATTGTTTCTCGTAGTGGAACTTTAACTTACGAGGCTGCATACCAGCTAACTCAAAGGGGAATAGGTCAGTCAACAGTTATTGGAATTGGTGGAGACCCAGTTCCAGGAACAACTCACAAAGAAGCTATCGAAATGTTTAATAACGATCCTGAAACCGATGCAATTGTTCTTATTGGAGAAATTGGTGGAACAATGGAAGAAGAAGCTGCTGAGTACATAAAAGAAAATGTTGAAAAACCTGTAATTGCATACATCGCTGGTGTAACTGCACCTCCTGGAAGAAGGATGGGACACGCTGGTGCTATTATTTCTGGTGGTAAGGGAGATGCTAAGAGTAAAATGGACGCTCTAAGGGCTGCAGGAGCTTATGTCTGCGAAACCCCTGCAGTAATTGGAGAGACTGTAGAGAAAGCTTTAAAAGAAAGAGGCTTAATCTAA
- the hpf gene encoding ribosome hibernation-promoting factor, HPF/YfiA family, translating to MATLKLHLTGDGIDLTGAIKNTLEEKFKKLEKYLGDDEEREISADIVVKKEKYRASVEIVIYHVFDHTLRIKKETDDLYTAIDYVVDAAEKQLRRLKDKVVTEAKRDAQKNSFKRSITFVEEEVVEKPVEIIEVEPELYKPISVEDAVIKLLGSNREFVVFCNVETGNAAVVYKRKDGNVGLIEMPSCK from the coding sequence ATGGCAACCCTAAAACTACATCTAACAGGCGACGGTATTGATTTAACAGGAGCTATAAAAAACACGTTGGAGGAAAAGTTCAAGAAACTTGAAAAATATCTTGGAGATGATGAAGAAAGAGAAATCTCTGCTGATATAGTTGTAAAAAAAGAAAAGTATCGTGCTTCTGTAGAAATCGTTATATATCACGTTTTCGACCATACACTCAGAATAAAGAAAGAGACAGACGATCTTTATACTGCTATTGACTACGTTGTAGATGCAGCTGAAAAACAGCTAAGAAGACTAAAAGACAAAGTTGTAACTGAAGCTAAAAGAGATGCTCAAAAGAATTCTTTTAAAAGAAGTATTACCTTTGTAGAGGAAGAAGTTGTAGAAAAGCCTGTTGAAATAATTGAGGTAGAACCTGAGCTCTACAAACCTATTTCCGTAGAAGATGCTGTAATTAAACTTTTAGGTTCAAATAGAGAATTTGTTGTCTTCTGTAACGTAGAAACAGGGAATGCAGCAGTTGTATATAAAAGAAAAGATGGAAACGTAGGACTAATAGAAATGCCTTCCTGTAAGTAA
- a CDS encoding universal stress protein, which produces MPLFEKILYSTDFSPLAEYALDYVRKLKNAGTKEVIVVHVVDDVSIELPEGADLIKEKELFKILPDLDQEYVTTLLQKLETIKNKLEREGLSAKIYLKYGNVSKQIVNIAESEKVRLIIMGAHGKGLLTEILLGSVSTDVIRNAKCPVLIIKKEEG; this is translated from the coding sequence ATGCCGTTATTTGAAAAAATTCTTTATTCAACAGACTTTTCTCCACTTGCAGAGTATGCTCTTGATTATGTTAGAAAGCTAAAAAATGCTGGAACGAAAGAAGTAATAGTTGTTCATGTAGTTGATGATGTATCAATTGAGCTTCCAGAGGGAGCAGATCTTATTAAAGAGAAAGAACTTTTTAAGATTCTTCCGGACCTTGATCAGGAGTACGTAACTACATTACTTCAAAAACTTGAAACTATTAAAAATAAGTTAGAAAGGGAAGGTCTATCTGCTAAAATCTATCTTAAGTACGGAAACGTTTCTAAGCAAATAGTAAACATAGCAGAAAGCGAAAAAGTCAGATTAATTATTATGGGAGCTCACGGTAAAGGTTTACTTACGGAGATACTTTTAGGAAGTGTGTCAACCGATGTAATAAGAAATGCAAAATGTCCAGTTTTAATTATTAAAAAGGAGGAGGGATAA
- a CDS encoding 4Fe-4S binding protein, with amino-acid sequence MAAKAVVVVKEEWCKGCNICAAVCPTKVLELDKVKAVMKVVAPEKCIGCKQCEMICPDFCIYVFTPEEYEEIQSA; translated from the coding sequence ATGGCAGCAAAAGCAGTGGTTGTAGTTAAAGAAGAATGGTGCAAAGGATGTAACATATGTGCAGCTGTTTGTCCTACAAAAGTTCTTGAGCTTGATAAGGTAAAAGCTGTAATGAAAGTAGTTGCTCCTGAAAAGTGCATTGGCTGTAAGCAATGTGAAATGATTTGTCCAGATTTCTGCATTTACGTCTTCACTCCAGAAGAATATGAAGAAATTCAAAGCGCTTAA
- a CDS encoding DUF814 domain-containing protein, which produces MERKKVYLLFSGGLDSIIAAKLLKDLGFEVIGVHITSPFFQKNLEDLKNLAKELGINLEFIEAGDDYLEMLKNPVYGYGKNINPCIDCKAYMLRKIKELAKGNIIATGEVLGQRPMSQHLDAFRKIEKLSGLKGKVLRPLSAKLLPQTVYEEEGIVKKEELLDLKGRSRKRYPEILEKLKINLENLPTPAGGCLLTEPIYAKKVKDLMAHDELTWENVKLLKIGRHFRIGDCKLIIGRNREENRFLRKHKKEEDCVLWTPSIPGPTALLRCKKTPESSFLKIAAEIVARYSDAKDRPSVEVAVEKNDKLIDRLTVKPNFNTEEFSIR; this is translated from the coding sequence ATGGAAAGAAAAAAAGTTTATCTGCTTTTCTCAGGAGGACTTGATAGTATTATTGCGGCAAAACTCTTGAAAGATTTAGGATTTGAAGTTATAGGAGTTCATATTACATCTCCCTTTTTTCAAAAAAACTTAGAAGATTTAAAAAACTTAGCTAAAGAGCTTGGAATAAACTTAGAATTTATAGAAGCGGGAGATGATTACCTTGAAATGTTGAAAAATCCCGTTTATGGATATGGAAAGAACATAAACCCTTGTATTGACTGCAAAGCTTACATGCTAAGAAAGATTAAAGAGTTAGCTAAGGGTAATATTATTGCTACAGGAGAAGTTCTTGGACAAAGGCCTATGTCTCAACATTTAGATGCTTTTAGAAAGATAGAAAAGCTTTCAGGATTAAAAGGAAAAGTTCTAAGACCTTTATCTGCCAAGTTACTTCCTCAAACAGTTTATGAAGAAGAAGGAATAGTAAAAAAAGAAGAACTTTTGGATTTGAAGGGACGTTCAAGAAAGAGGTATCCCGAAATCTTAGAAAAACTAAAGATAAACCTTGAAAATCTTCCAACTCCTGCAGGAGGATGTCTCTTAACAGAACCTATTTACGCAAAGAAAGTAAAGGATTTGATGGCACATGATGAATTAACATGGGAAAATGTGAAACTTTTAAAAATAGGAAGACATTTTAGAATTGGAGACTGTAAGCTTATTATTGGTAGAAATAGAGAAGAAAATAGGTTCTTACGAAAACATAAAAAAGAAGAAGACTGCGTTTTATGGACTCCTTCTATTCCTGGTCCAACTGCTCTTTTAAGGTGTAAAAAAACGCCCGAATCTTCCTTTCTTAAGATAGCAGCAGAAATTGTTGCAAGGTATTCTGATGCGAAAGATAGACCAAGTGTTGAAGTAGCGGTTGAAAAAAATGATAAACTAATAGATAGATTAACTGTAAAACCAAACTTTAATACGGAAGAGTTTTCTATCCGTTAG
- a CDS encoding 2-oxoacid:acceptor oxidoreductase subunit alpha translates to MAKLELKYGNHACAEAAILVGCDFYAGYPITPSSEIAEKMSELLPKNNGTFIQMEDEIAAMGAVVGASMAGAKAMTATSGPGFSLKQENIGLAFMVEAPCVIVNVQRGGPSTGLPTQIGQQEIMQSLWGTHGDKLIPVFYPGNVQEIMEETIRAFNWAEKLRTPVVLLLDEVLGHMRETVDVDRFTPDKIEVWKRKQPAVPPEEYLPYKALEDDVPAIADYGTPGYRGHATGLHHDYTGFPTTNPEMCQELIERLIRKVKRCQPEMEKNEEYMLDDAEIAIVAFGTTARSARTAVQLAREKGIKAGLFRPITIWPSPEETLNKLAKHVKAILVPELNMGQYVLEVERCAKGECEVFRMNRANGHVIYPHEILEKLEEIAK, encoded by the coding sequence ATGGCGAAATTGGAATTAAAGTACGGGAACCATGCCTGTGCGGAAGCTGCAATCCTTGTAGGTTGTGATTTTTATGCAGGTTATCCAATCACTCCATCTTCTGAGATTGCTGAAAAAATGTCTGAACTCCTCCCAAAAAATAACGGTACTTTTATTCAGATGGAAGATGAAATTGCTGCAATGGGAGCAGTTGTTGGTGCTTCTATGGCTGGAGCAAAAGCAATGACAGCTACTTCCGGTCCTGGTTTTTCTCTAAAGCAAGAGAACATAGGACTTGCTTTTATGGTAGAAGCTCCTTGCGTTATTGTTAACGTTCAAAGAGGTGGTCCATCTACAGGTCTTCCAACTCAAATTGGTCAGCAAGAAATTATGCAATCTCTTTGGGGAACACACGGAGACAAGCTTATTCCAGTCTTTTATCCTGGAAATGTTCAAGAAATCATGGAAGAAACCATCAGAGCTTTCAACTGGGCAGAAAAATTAAGAACACCTGTAGTTCTCTTACTTGACGAAGTTCTTGGACACATGAGAGAAACAGTTGACGTAGACAGATTCACTCCTGATAAGATAGAAGTTTGGAAAAGAAAGCAACCAGCAGTCCCACCTGAAGAATACCTTCCATATAAAGCTCTTGAAGATGATGTTCCTGCAATAGCAGATTATGGAACACCAGGCTACAGAGGACACGCTACAGGTCTTCATCATGACTATACAGGTTTCCCAACAACAAACCCTGAAATGTGTCAAGAGTTAATTGAAAGACTCATAAGAAAAGTAAAAAGATGCCAACCTGAAATGGAAAAGAACGAAGAATATATGCTTGACGATGCAGAAATCGCAATTGTTGCTTTTGGAACTACTGCAAGATCTGCAAGAACAGCTGTTCAACTTGCAAGAGAGAAAGGAATAAAAGCAGGACTATTTAGACCTATTACAATTTGGCCATCTCCAGAGGAGACTCTCAACAAACTTGCAAAACATGTAAAAGCAATCTTAGTTCCAGAACTAAACATGGGACAGTATGTCCTTGAAGTTGAAAGGTGTGCGAAAGGAGAATGTGAAGTCTTTAGAATGAATAGAGCTAATGGACATGTTATCTATCCTCACGAAATCCTTGAAAAGTTAGAGGAAATCGCTAAGTAG
- a CDS encoding 2-oxoacid:ferredoxin oxidoreductase subunit beta, which translates to MNIPMEKIVEKKPYFKYLRLNKMPTIWCPGCGIGQAFRATCMALHELGIPNDKVAMVSGIGCSSRTPGYFDGFTLHTTHGRALTAATGLKLYKPELTTIVFSGDGDSLAIGGNHFIHAARRNIDITLVLINNWIYGMTGGQVSPTTPKGSYATTTPYGNYEPNFDIAKMAIAAGATYVARGTAYHATELAKLIADGIKHKGFSLIEVLSPCTIIYGRKNRMSIEEMYFWFKENTLPVKAWEKLPEEKRAGKIPRGVLYHDTSRPEYTEVYWNQVKALSGGQK; encoded by the coding sequence ATGAATATTCCTATGGAAAAAATAGTAGAAAAAAAGCCTTACTTTAAATATCTAAGACTTAACAAAATGCCAACTATCTGGTGTCCTGGTTGTGGTATTGGTCAAGCGTTTAGAGCTACATGTATGGCTCTTCATGAACTTGGAATTCCTAATGATAAAGTAGCAATGGTTTCCGGTATCGGTTGTTCTTCTAGAACCCCAGGATACTTTGATGGATTTACCCTCCATACAACACACGGTAGAGCTCTAACAGCAGCAACAGGATTAAAGCTCTATAAACCTGAACTTACAACAATAGTCTTTTCAGGAGACGGTGATTCCCTTGCCATTGGAGGAAACCACTTTATCCACGCTGCAAGAAGGAACATTGATATAACACTTGTTCTTATTAATAATTGGATTTACGGTATGACAGGTGGACAGGTTTCTCCTACAACTCCTAAAGGTTCTTATGCAACTACAACTCCTTACGGTAACTATGAACCTAACTTTGATATTGCAAAAATGGCAATTGCTGCAGGAGCCACCTACGTGGCAAGGGGAACAGCCTACCACGCAACAGAATTAGCAAAACTCATAGCTGATGGAATTAAGCACAAAGGTTTCTCTCTCATTGAAGTTCTTTCTCCATGTACGATTATCTACGGAAGAAAGAACAGAATGTCTATTGAGGAAATGTACTTCTGGTTCAAGGAAAATACTCTTCCTGTAAAGGCTTGGGAAAAACTCCCTGAAGAAAAAAGAGCAGGAAAGATACCAAGAGGTGTACTCTACCATGACACTTCAAGACCAGAATACACAGAAGTTTACTGGAATCAGGTCAAAGCGCTATCTGGAGGTCAAAAATGA
- a CDS encoding alginate export family protein produces the protein MRKALKVATLMGLAAALIVPSTPSKAADDMEMGNTKVTIGGELRERIEWYANDVGTGEGRDIYIPMRAKLKLKAELSDGVSAVFVPEAAFNAGSHFHGVGTNGLDLNKEVAQDSINIHEAYFLLSNPFGINNVIVKAGRQEVNLGNERLVSSNDWFQEDRSLDGILLGYVAGDYGLAGFFYGKLEDTKGKVGTDKNGEPIYDIDLYVATWQGSFKPFGFGGTYELTDVYINPTVANFDLNTIYARVTPEVDVEFGKVKANVEGAWQSGNADQVAVAGANFKGYMYSVGAGADLNYAWNPSVFVGYDVYSGDDGKGDFNAFLAPVPNVDKFLGAYNQFDQSLGAYLGMSDAKFVKEGIKDLYFKVGANPTEKIGLSFGYHYLKSDKDFSNGGNNIGWEVDLGAFYEYSKNLCFEAGWSHLDPDKDYANDYLNGEDKAGDWIYTQATVKF, from the coding sequence ATGAGAAAAGCACTAAAAGTAGCGACCTTAATGGGTCTCGCAGCAGCACTTATAGTACCTAGTACACCTTCAAAAGCTGCCGATGATATGGAAATGGGTAACACGAAGGTAACTATCGGCGGTGAGTTAAGAGAAAGAATTGAATGGTATGCAAACGATGTAGGAACAGGAGAGGGAAGAGACATTTATATTCCTATGAGAGCAAAGCTTAAACTTAAAGCTGAGCTCTCTGATGGTGTAAGTGCAGTATTTGTTCCAGAAGCAGCATTTAATGCTGGAAGCCATTTTCATGGAGTAGGAACAAATGGATTAGATCTAAATAAGGAAGTAGCTCAAGACTCTATTAACATCCATGAAGCTTACTTCCTTTTATCAAATCCATTTGGAATCAACAATGTAATTGTTAAAGCTGGTCGTCAGGAAGTTAACCTTGGAAACGAAAGACTTGTATCTTCTAACGATTGGTTCCAGGAAGATAGATCTCTTGATGGTATTTTACTTGGCTATGTAGCAGGTGATTACGGACTTGCTGGATTTTTCTATGGAAAGCTTGAGGATACAAAGGGTAAGGTAGGTACTGATAAAAATGGAGAGCCAATTTATGATATAGATCTCTATGTAGCCACATGGCAAGGTTCATTTAAGCCATTTGGATTTGGTGGAACTTACGAGTTAACAGATGTATATATTAATCCAACTGTTGCAAACTTTGATCTTAACACTATTTATGCAAGAGTAACTCCAGAAGTTGATGTTGAGTTTGGTAAAGTAAAAGCAAATGTTGAAGGCGCATGGCAAAGCGGTAATGCTGATCAAGTAGCAGTTGCTGGAGCTAACTTTAAGGGTTACATGTACAGCGTTGGAGCTGGTGCTGACCTTAACTATGCATGGAATCCAAGTGTATTTGTAGGATATGATGTATACTCTGGAGATGATGGAAAGGGAGATTTTAATGCTTTCCTTGCTCCAGTTCCAAACGTTGATAAGTTCTTAGGTGCTTACAACCAGTTTGATCAGTCTCTAGGAGCTTATTTAGGAATGTCAGATGCTAAGTTTGTAAAGGAAGGTATCAAAGATCTTTACTTTAAAGTTGGTGCTAATCCAACAGAAAAGATCGGACTTTCATTTGGTTATCACTACCTTAAGTCTGATAAAGACTTCTCAAATGGTGGAAACAACATAGGATGGGAAGTAGACCTTGGTGCTTTTTATGAGTACAGCAAGAACCTTTGCTTTGAGGCTGGATGGTCTCACCTTGATCCAGATAAGGACTATGCAAACGACTATCTAAATGGTGAAGATAAAGCTGGAGACTGGATCTATACTCAAGCTACAGTTAAGTTCTAA
- a CDS encoding 2-oxoacid:acceptor oxidoreductase family protein, translated as MRYEVRVIGSAGQGSILAAVVLANAAAEEGLNATQTATYGAAMRSGVSLGDVVISTEPIDFPKTINLDAVIIQSQEAYDDMVKRNPVKFDPECGEQDADILVNVKPGGLVIVDEDLVQCNADCNMYRIVSAPIARTATEVLGKRQVMNILALGVFQVASSLHFDGKSLISEESFLRAIEKNVPSRFVELNKKAFMEGVKLGKAALQKA; from the coding sequence ATGAGATACGAGGTTAGAGTTATAGGATCAGCAGGACAGGGTTCTATTCTTGCTGCTGTAGTTCTTGCAAATGCTGCAGCAGAAGAAGGGCTAAATGCAACTCAAACAGCTACATACGGCGCTGCAATGAGAAGCGGTGTTTCCTTGGGAGATGTAGTTATTTCTACTGAGCCTATAGACTTTCCTAAAACTATTAACCTCGATGCTGTGATCATTCAATCCCAGGAAGCTTACGACGATATGGTTAAAAGAAACCCTGTAAAGTTTGATCCAGAGTGTGGCGAGCAGGATGCAGATATTCTTGTAAATGTAAAGCCTGGAGGTCTCGTCATAGTTGATGAAGACCTCGTTCAGTGTAATGCTGATTGCAACATGTATAGAATTGTTTCCGCTCCTATTGCAAGAACAGCAACAGAAGTTCTTGGGAAAAGACAAGTAATGAACATTTTAGCTCTTGGAGTTTTCCAGGTTGCAAGCTCTCTCCACTTTGATGGAAAATCTCTAATCTCTGAAGAAAGTTTCCTTAGAGCAATTGAGAAAAACGTTCCTTCAAGATTTGTTGAACTTAATAAGAAAGCCTTTATGGAAGGAGTAAAATTAGGAAAAGCTGCTCTTCAAAAAGCATAA
- a CDS encoding universal stress protein: MLFQKILYPIDLEEASLEVKPYIFKLKNAGCMEVHLLYVMLHSEWGLISKENYNSEEKIEALKASLSEGYVDGLKRRFLKLKEIAKEFEEKGIKTVISLIPGELEEVIASYAEENDIKLIALGISAESLSFFNVGEILGIIKASTKPILIVKSKKKE; this comes from the coding sequence ATGCTATTTCAGAAAATTCTTTATCCAATAGATTTAGAAGAAGCAAGTTTAGAGGTTAAACCTTATATATTCAAGTTAAAAAATGCAGGTTGTATGGAAGTACATCTTTTATATGTTATGCTTCACTCTGAATGGGGATTAATTTCAAAGGAAAATTATAATTCTGAGGAGAAGATAGAAGCTCTAAAAGCCTCTTTAAGTGAAGGCTACGTAGATGGTCTAAAGAGGAGATTTTTAAAACTAAAAGAAATTGCTAAAGAATTTGAAGAAAAAGGAATAAAAACGGTTATTTCTTTAATTCCGGGAGAACTTGAGGAAGTTATAGCTTCTTATGCTGAAGAAAATGATATAAAGCTCATAGCCTTGGGAATTTCTGCTGAATCCCTTTCTTTCTTCAATGTTGGTGAGATTTTGGGTATTATAAAAGCTTCAACTAAACCTATTTTAATAGTCAAAAGTAAGAAAAAAGAATAA
- the sucC gene encoding ADP-forming succinate--CoA ligase subunit beta produces the protein MKIHEYQAKEIFKKYKLPVPNGIVVYNAQEAEEAAKELGTPVVVVKAQVHAGGRGKAGGVKLAKSPEEAGKIASEMIGNRLRTYQNPEGLPINCVLVEAGVNIDKEFYVGLTLDREVSRPVLMVSAAGGMEIEEIAKTNPELIIKEHIDPAIGLLPYQARKIAYKVGITDKNLLSQFVKIAMTLSKMYFELDASLIEINPLVQTKEGEFICLDAKIDFDDNALFRHKDIQELEDTTQIDPLELEAKKWDLNYVKLDGNIGCMVNGAGLAMATMDTIKYYGGEPANFLDVGGTATVERVAAAFKLLLSDPNVKAIFVNIFGGIVRCDRIAGGIIEAAKQVELDRPLIVRLEGTNVELGRKMLEESGLNIIPAKDMADGAQKAVKAAKGKL, from the coding sequence ATGAAGATACACGAATATCAGGCAAAAGAAATTTTCAAAAAGTATAAACTACCTGTTCCTAATGGAATAGTTGTTTACAACGCTCAAGAAGCTGAAGAAGCTGCTAAAGAATTAGGAACACCTGTAGTTGTTGTAAAAGCTCAGGTCCACGCTGGAGGAAGAGGAAAGGCTGGAGGAGTCAAACTTGCAAAGTCTCCAGAGGAAGCTGGAAAAATTGCTTCCGAAATGATAGGCAACCGCCTTAGAACTTATCAAAATCCAGAAGGTCTTCCAATAAATTGTGTATTAGTTGAAGCCGGAGTAAATATAGACAAAGAATTTTACGTAGGTCTTACTCTTGATAGAGAAGTTTCAAGACCTGTTTTAATGGTTTCTGCTGCTGGTGGAATGGAAATTGAAGAAATAGCAAAAACAAATCCAGAGCTCATTATTAAAGAACACATTGATCCTGCAATTGGTCTTCTTCCATATCAGGCAAGGAAAATCGCTTATAAGGTTGGAATTACAGACAAGAATCTTCTTTCCCAGTTTGTAAAGATAGCAATGACTTTAAGCAAAATGTACTTTGAACTTGACGCATCATTAATTGAAATTAACCCGCTTGTTCAGACAAAAGAGGGAGAGTTTATATGTCTTGATGCAAAAATTGACTTTGACGACAATGCACTCTTTAGGCATAAAGACATACAAGAGCTTGAAGATACAACTCAAATCGATCCTCTTGAGCTTGAAGCTAAAAAGTGGGATCTCAACTACGTTAAGCTTGATGGAAACATCGGTTGTATGGTTAACGGTGCAGGTCTTGCAATGGCTACTATGGATACAATCAAGTACTACGGCGGAGAACCTGCAAACTTCTTAGACGTTGGTGGTACTGCAACAGTTGAAAGAGTAGCAGCAGCATTTAAGCTCCTTCTTTCCGATCCAAACGTTAAGGCAATTTTTGTAAACATCTTCGGTGGAATCGTAAGGTGCGATAGGATTGCAGGAGGAATTATTGAAGCTGCAAAGCAGGTTGAACTCGATAGACCTCTCATCGTAAGACTTGAAGGAACAAACGTTGAACTTGGTAGAAAAATGCTTGAAGAAAGTGGTTTAAACATCATTCCAGCAAAAGACATGGCTGACGGTGCACAAAAAGCTGTAAAAGCTGCCAAAGGTAAACTATAA